A stretch of Campylobacter gracilis DNA encodes these proteins:
- the ruvA gene encoding Holliday junction branch migration protein RuvA: MIAAIEGIITRKEPTACVIKCASGVSYALSLSLNTSAKLTQGKLTELACVQILREDADLLYGFLDESEKKMFETLIKLSGVGASTAMAVCSTLAPQDFARCVATGDAATLTSVPGIGPKTARRIIAELGDAKLMEFGPSETYKNEAASALQSLGFKRDKINQILAGCSSTNTSDLVKEALKKLA, translated from the coding sequence ATGATAGCGGCGATCGAAGGAATTATCACGCGTAAGGAGCCCACTGCTTGCGTCATTAAATGCGCTAGCGGCGTGAGCTACGCTCTTTCATTGTCATTAAATACCTCCGCGAAGCTCACGCAGGGCAAGCTGACCGAGCTTGCGTGCGTACAAATTCTGCGCGAGGATGCCGATTTGCTGTACGGGTTTTTAGACGAGAGTGAAAAAAAGATGTTTGAAACCCTAATCAAACTTAGTGGCGTAGGTGCAAGCACGGCAATGGCGGTTTGTTCGACGCTCGCTCCGCAGGATTTTGCGCGTTGCGTAGCTACGGGGGATGCTGCGACGCTAACTTCAGTTCCGGGCATCGGCCCAAAGACCGCTAGACGGATCATTGCTGAACTAGGCGATGCGAAGCTAATGGAATTCGGTCCTAGCGAGACTTATAAAAACGAAGCGGCATCCGCGCTACAAAGCCTTGGATTTAAGCGCGATAAGATCAATCAAATTTTAGCAGGCTGCAGCAGCACGAATACGTCAGATCTTGTCAAAGAGGCGTTAAAAAAATTAGCGTAG